The Natranaerobius trueperi genomic sequence ACAAGCCAAGTGTCAAAATATTTTGACACTTGGCTTTATGGTTTAGGTTCTCATTAGTAATGGGTATTCGTTCTCTTTTTCTTTCATGTTTTTCTTCTTGAATTCATGGTTTTTTTGAATTTATTTCTTAACATATAACTGGATAACAAAAGAGCGGCAACAGCCGCTCGATATCTATCCTGACATATTGTGCTCATTTTCTATAATAGTGTCTCGTTCTTTTGTTCTAGTCCAAAACTCATGAAAGAAAGAACCAAATACCCCTATCATTAAACCTAGTACCGCTCCTAAAGCAACATTTAGTTGTAAATTAGCACCTTCTACACCACTATAAGGTGCTATCGCGTATTGAATACCTTCACTAGCTCTTTCTTCATAATATTCTTCTATAATTTCATTATGTATGTTCACTAAACTGTTTAATTCACTAATTAATACTTTAATATCATCTTCAACCTCAGATGCAATATCTTCATGTTGATTATCCTCATCATAGCTTTCAAGTCTTTTTATTTCATTTTCTAATCTTTCTATTTCATACTTTTTATCAATAGAATCATTAGAAGCTTCTAATGATACTTCAATTAACTGAGGATAGAAATTATCAGTATATAACTTATCATATATCTCTTCTATTAGACTATGGTCTTGTTCTTCTATAACATTATAAAACATAGAAGGTAGTTCACCAGTACGTAGTTCATCAGCATCTTGTAATAATTCTAATGCATAATCAGCTTCTCTTTGTTTTTTCTCTTCTTCTAGTTTTAGTTCATTTATCATAGATTCATAGTGTCTAATAGCAGCTTCTCTATCTCTAGATAAACTATTTGTACTAATAGCAGCAGAGATATCTTCAAATTGAGTATCTCTTAAGATATCAACTTGACGTGCTATATCATTAAAAGACATACCATGTTGTGTTGAATGAAAGTCTTCAGTTTCTTCAGCCATCTCTTCTGCATGATCTTCTAACATATCTAGATATGATCTTATATTTCTACTAGCAATAGGATAATCAAGATCTAAAATATCTTCATGTTCAGTTAGTCTTGGAAATGGTGATTCTTCTCTAAACTCACTTTGATAAGTTTCTTTGTAATTATTGATTATAGAAGATAAAGTTTGGCGCTTAAAGTGAGTAGGAATATCAATATCACCATGTTCAAGTAAAGAAACTTGATATTGATAAGCAGGTTCTGGTTCTTCATCTTCATCATCAACTGAATAATATAATTCATTTACTTCTGCCATTTCAGTTATATCAATAGCACGAATTCCACGTTCTTCTAAGTTCATTTCACCTGTAACTTCAGAGATAATATAAGGTGAAATAATATCAGACTTAGAGAAAGGTTCTCCACTAGGATACTCACTTTCTTCAATCTCTTCAAAATTATATTCTAATACAGCTCCTACATATTCTTCTCGTTGTAGAAGAGAAAATAAACCTGAAGCTAAAACACATAGACCAACAACACAAGCTATAATCCACTTTCTTTTAAGTAACACTTCTATAAGTTCTCGTAAATCTATCTCCTGTTCACCAAAACCTTGTTCTGTTGTACTCTCATCTCTAGTTACTCTATGGTTATTATCCATTTTACTCATTGTCTTTCCCCTCTTCTTTAGTTAAAACTGATACTACTTTATGAAACTTTTTTGAGTGAGTTTTTAAAACAGCTGAAAAGACACCAAAAAAAGCTCCAATAAACCCAAAAAGTCCTAAATTAATAATGATACTTCTACTAGTCCCTCTTTCTCTTTGATCTTGTATTTCAACACTTTCATCATTATTTTGTGAAAACATATCTCTTCTCATAGTTTCAATATCTTCTCTATAATCTTCCATCTGATTTAATACAACCTCTATCTCGTTATCTACATCAGAGGTTATTTCTTCTTTTTCTTCTCCTTCTAAAAGATCACCTTCTTCTAAACTAGTTACTATATCTTGGTAGTAGTAAAATTCAGCTTGTAGTGCTTCAGCTTCTACTCCTTCATCTAATGATCTTTCTAATGTTTCAGAAAAGTAATCTTGACGTAGTAGGTCTTCAATAATGTTTGCTTCTTGTTCTTCACCTTCAGGACTATATTCACCATCTTCTATCTGGTGTAATAAGTCCCTTGCATAAGAAGCACGTTCTTCTTTTTCAGATATTTCATGTTCTAGTTCTTGTAAAACACTTTCATATCGATTTAAAGTTTTGTTTGGATCATTTGTTAAATTATGTTTTTGAATAATAGATCTAATATTACTGATATTATTATCCTTTAGATTTTCTAGTTGATATGTAATATCACTAAAAGTAAGATCTAGTTCTTCAGAGACAAAGTTTGGTTCAATATCCTTTAAATGCTCTGCATTTTCTATTAGTGTTTCTACTTGTCGTTCTAGTACTAAAGGAACAAAAGGATAATCATCTTGTAAAACTTCCTCTACATTTTGTCTATAAGACTTAGGAAGAGGATAATCCATACTTAGATGAACTTGATACTTTTCTTCAAACTCTTTTACTATATTTTCTAAAAGTAAAAACTCTTCTTCTTGTGACAGTCCAAGAAGTTCACCTTCATATAAATTAAGTCTATATTCATTTGGATTATATCCATCTACCGCCTCATCCGATCTAGACTTAATATCATCGGGAAATACCCCTTCGACTTCTAAATGACCTCTTAACTCTGATACCGTTAAATCTTTGTCTACATTTTCAATAGATCTAGTAAGTATCTCATCATCTAGTAAATCATTTTTATTAAAGCTTATACCATCTGGGTACATACCTCTATGGATATTTTCAAACTTTAATAATACATCAGTACTACTATAACCATCTTGTAATGTTACAAAATGATACCCAACACCAATTACTAGAAACATTAAAACAACAATTGATATTATTTTCCATTCCTTTATTAAAAACATATCTACTACACCTTTCTATTATTATATTAAGCTCCAAAATATTATTCTAGATATTTCCCGTTATTCCTTCCACCACTTTCCTAAAATTTAAGAGTGACATCAATTTGAATCGCAGATACTTATAGAAAGTTGGGATAAAACAGTAAAATACAACTGCTTATACATATAAAGACCGAAAAGAATTTTGTAACGATCTTAAAGTGTTTATAGAGCACCGACTGAGGAAAGCTTTAACAGAGCTAGATAACCTTGAAGAAAAATGGGAAAGTAAATACGAACTAGAGAAGTTAGAAAATTGTGAAAACGACTGTAGATATCACTAAAAAATGTACTATGAGAACAAAAAATTGGGCTCAAATACTGGGACAATTAAGCATTTATTTCGAAGGATTTTCTTTGGTAGTTGTATACCAGGAGTTTTTACTCACTAGTTACCATACAACAATAAAAATGATAAATCGAGGAAGATGATCCCCTTGTTTAAGGAATCTTCCTCGATTTATCCAGCATTTCATCCTGTAATTAAGTTATTCTTATAGGTCATTATCGAAATGTTCACACCAATTACTTGACAGACTCAATTAAAACGAAAACATCATCTTTAAACTTATCAATATTGTTTTCGTGATCTTTGATCATCTCGTTTTCTTCCATGATTTTTTCATATTTTTCATCTCCTTTCCAAAAGAATAAATTTATATCTTTTTCCCCTACACTATATTCACTATTAGCAAGAGACGGTGTTTTACCCCCGATTTTCCATCTATTAGTTTGATCCTCTATAAAAAAAGCATCTTCACTTTGATCTAAACTTATTGTAGATAAAAATATTGCTTCATTCTTATTATCATAGATCACTAAAACCTCTTGAAAATTGTTAATTTTAATTGATGTAAGGATTTCATCATTCTCTTTTAATAAATTTTCGATAGCTGATTGTTTTGAAGTATAATAAGTTGGCTCCTTTTCGCCAGTGCTATTTATACCAATTAAAGTTATACATATCAACATCATTAAAAAAAAGAAAACTGTAGATTTATGCATACTCCCCCCTTTCTCAATTATTTCTTAAGAAAATAAATATCATCCTAATATGTAGTATAGGATGATATTTATTTAATCAACTTCATTAGATCTGACTTCAAATTTATTTGTATTCTAGATAATATATTCCATCTGCAAAATTACCAACTTCTTTTAGGACACTCGCTGAAGCAGCTTCTTCTGATCTGAGCCTAGGATTCGCCTGTCCTTCTAGCTGTCTCCAGGTTTGAATTTTTCCTTCTGACTCACGAACCATAGGAGCAAACCTTACACGAGCAACATCACCAGAGCTTATATTAAAAGTGGTTCCAAAACTTTCATCGTTAGATGTAGTTTCTTTATATGACACTCCTAATTCTCCTAATATTACATTTATTTGAGAAGATGATAGACCTATATCAAAAGAACTAGAAAATGTTTTACTCTGCCCATAAGAAACTGTTGCTCCATCTTTTGAACCGTCAATCCAAGGTGTGACATGCTCTGATTTACTATAATCAATGTCTTCAGTAGCACTTTCTTCTACATATTCATAAAATGTGATGGATTTGGGGCTTATAGAATCTTTTTTATCAACTTTTGTTACACTATTCTCATCTAGTTCTACTTCTTTCGGATATAATTCGTCTAACTCTTCATGAGTAACTACCCTGGTAGATCCGTCCTCTACTAGTACTGCTTTTTTCTCATCAGTCACACTCTCTGCAAGCACGTTACTGGTACCTAATGCTAATACCAGCATTACAACAAACAAGAGAACAAACTTTCTCATAAATTAACCTCCTCATATAATATATTTTAGAAACACTTACACATAAAGTTGCCTACAAAAAATAACCCACTATAGATGGATTTTGTTTACCTCCGGGTATTGAAATAATTTCATAGGAGCTTTTTCAGGATAATCAAACTACTTCCGTAGTTCAATATTATTGCCATTTTAATTTATAAAAAGATATCAAGTTTTTTAAAGCTGACAACAATACCCACATACAACTTGATTGTGAACACCTCCTCCCCTTAAAGAGTTAAGGTTAGACTTTTTAGTTTACCCCGAATGTTTTTACAGTTCAACCAAGGAATCAAATTTTTAAAAGTAGTTCTACTAATTCTCAAACAACCCATATGAAGCAAATTTTCTTAAAAATTTAATATATAATTTTATTTCTATAAATTATAAAACATCACCTACCTAAAAACCTGTATGTTCTATTTTTTAACCCGAATGTTCTATTTTTTAACCTGAATGGTAGTCTCAATTGTGAATGTTATTATAAAAATTTAATAACGTACCAAGATAAATGAACCATAATTCAAGTTTATTCAATTCTTTGGAAGGAGTTAACATCTTTACCTAGAATTTTATACAAAGCAATTTTCTACAATATACCACTTTAACCCTAAAGGGGGATTAAACATGACAATGAAATATTTAAAACGTGGGCTTCAAGTCATAGTAGACATTTATTTATTTAATCTTTCATTTATCATGGCCTTATTATTTCGTTTTGATGGTCTCATCCCAGAAGAGTACATACTTTTATTTCAAGATAGCTTTTGGTGGATGACACTTATCTTTATCTTAACCTGTGCTATCTTTCGCCTTTATCACAGGCTTTGGAATTATGCTAGTATTCATGATGTGATAGTTTTAGGTACAGCTATCACTATAGGTACTGTTGCTGTATTTTCCATCACAGTATCTTTTGGGGCTATGTTTCCAAGAAGTATCTATCTAATAAGTTTGTTTTTAAATTTAGTACTCCTTGGTGGTTATCGTTTAGGATTTAGAATCCTAAATATCTATAAACGGTTAAGACTCTCAAAGATTGAACCAAAAAACACCAAAAATGTTTTAATAGTCGGAGCTGGTAATGCTGGTAATATGGCTTTAAAAGAAACTAGTCGCCACCAAGAAGATCTTTCAGTAAAAGTAGTAGGTTTTTTAGATGATGATCCTGAAAAAGAGGGTTGTCGAATTAACGGAGTTAAAGTATTAGGTTCTACAGATAAACTAAAAGAAGTTTGTACAAAAAAACACATTGATGAAGTGATCATTGCTATACCTTCAGCATCACAACAAAACATTAAAAATATAATCCGAAAATGTAGTGATGCTTCAGTTAAAACAAAGATAATCCCAGCAGTACACGATCTTATATCTGGTAGAGTTTCTGTAAATAGTATCCGTGATGTAGATATAGAAGACCTACTTAAAAGAGATCCGATAAACCTAAACATAAGCCAAATAGCAGGTTATCTTCAAAACAAAACAGTACTAGTTACAGGAGCCGGTGGTTCAATAGGTTCAGAACTAGTAAGACAAATTATAAACTTTAACCCAAGTAAAATTATCATACTAGGCCATGGTGAAAACAGTATCTTTAATATCTATAAAGAACTACTATCTAAATTTCCAAAAGATAAGATTTATCCAAACATAACAGACATAAAAGATAGAGAAAAAGTCTTTCAAGTCTTCTATGAAGAAAAACCAGATGTTGTGTTTCATGCAGCTGCTCACAAACACGTACCTTTAATGGAAGAAAACCCTATAGAAGCTGTAAAAAACAACATATTTGGTACCAAAAACGTCTCTGAAGCAGCTTCAACCTATGGTTGTGAACGATTTGTTCTCATATCAACAGACAAAGCTGTTAACCCAACAAACGTTATGGGTGCAACTAAAAGGGTAGCAGAACTAATAATCCAAAAATTATCTAAAGAAAGTACCACTAGGTTCTGTGCAGTTAGATTCGGTAATGTACTAGGCAGTCGCGGAAGTGTAGTACCACACTTTAAAGAACAAATCAAACAAGGTGGACCAGTAACAGTAACACACCCAGACATGACCCGTTACTTCATGACTATACCAGAAGCTTCTCAACTAGTTATAGAAGCTGGAGGTATGAGTGATAGTGGAGAGCTATTCGTCTTAGATATGGGTGAGCCAGTTAAAATTGTTGATCTAGCTCGAAACCTAATAAAACTATCAGGTTTTGAACCAGAAAAAGATATACCAATTACCTATACAGGCATCCGCCCCGGAGAAAAACTCTACGAAGACCTATTTACAGAACAAGAACAAATGTCATCAACTACCCATGATAAAATATTTATTACTAAAGGCACTACAAACGGACAAGACCTAAATCATGAATTAACTGAATTAGAAGATATTATTAAAACTGATTTTTCATTTCTGAAAAAACAATTAGAGGTTGATAGTAAGACAGTAAAGTAGGTCAAGGTAAAAAATATATGTCAGGTAAATGAAAAATCTAGGAAGCTTCTTTTAGCTAAATACTGCCCCTCGATTTTTCATTTCTATAGGTGGATATTCATTATAGGGTAATTCTAACCGACTCCTCCTAAAATTAATTCTAAAAATTATTTATGTGAGGGATAGTACATGAAGATAAACAATTTTCTACCAAGGAAAATGTTAAACAGAAATATTAAAAATCAAAATAATATCAAAAAATCTTTTAATAGATTATCAACGGGAAAAAGAATCAATTCAGCTTCAGATGATTCAGCAGGACTTTCAATCTCACAAAGAAAAAAAGGACAACTTAATGGTATAGGGCAAGCACAGAAAAATATCCAAGACGGCATCTCTTTACTTCAAACAGCTGAAGGTGGGCTAAAAGAAATAAACTCCTCATTACAACGAATGAGAGAGTTATCAGTCCAAGCAGCAAATGATACTTTAACTGACAAAGATCGTGAAGGATTACAAAACGAATTTTCACAGTTAAAAAACAACATCTTAACTATTGCAAAAGAAACATCATTTAACGGTAAAAATTTGTTAAATAAAAATCATAAGCTGCAAAATGTTACATCTCCAAATGAAATTAGCGATAATAAACTTAATGACTCTCCTCCTGATTTGAAGTGGGAAAAACATTTACCGTCAGATGTATCCATTAATTCAATAGAACTTACAAATGATGGTGACTATATAGTAGGCGGTAATAGTGGTGGTTGGAAATTTAGAGACAGTAATAGTTGGTTAGCGAAAATAAACCAAAACGGTGAGCTAGTTTGGGAAAAAGACCTAGATAGGTTTGATGATTATAATAGAATCAATGATATCAGTAAGCTAGATCAAGATAAATATGTAGCAATTGCTGAATCTAATAATGATCGTAGTTCTACAATAGCTTACATTTTTGATAGTAAGGGAAATATTTTAGAGTCTTCTGATCTCTATCATGCTACCAATGATGTATTATATTCTATAGAATCAAAAGGGGATAGTTTTGTAGGTTCAGGTACTCAAATAAGTTCCTTAGTTATAGAACAGTTCGATAGTGATTTAGAATCAGAAAAAAGGGCGTATAAAACCCATGATTATATTGGTAGTTACTATGGGTATGACATACAAACTCTTGATAATGGTGGTTATATGGTAGTAGGGGAAGAATCTTTTACAAACGATCCTAATAAAGGTTTTGCGATGAAATTTGATGAAGAATTAAATAGTGAACCCTTATGGGAAGTTAAAATGGAAGAAGAAGCTTTTACATCTGTTAAACAAACAAATTCAGGAGATTATTTAGCTTTAGGTCAAAAAGGCTTATACAAAATTGATTCGAATGGAGAAAACATAAATATTATAAATGATAATATCAACTACAATGTAGATACAAGAGATTTTACTGGAGATACTATTAGAAAAACAGATGATGGAAACTTTTTGATAGGAGCTTCCGAAAAAATGCATAAAGTAGACAACAATGGTGACATTATATGGGAAAAAGAAATGCCCTCTGGCGAAAACCTAGTAAGAGGATTACAACAAACCAATGAAAACGAATATATAAGTATACAAAAACGTAATAGCATAGCTAAATTTAGTCACACAGAAGAAACAACAGAACCCGATGAACCGGATGATAAAAATAAAAAGAAATATGAAGACTTAGTAATCCAAACTGGTCCAAATAGTGGTGATAATTTCAATATTAGTTTAGAGCGTATTTCAACTAAAACACTAAATATTAACGATACTTCTATAGAAACACAAGAAAAAGCAAATTTAGCTATTGAAGATATTGATAATGCTATTAATTTAGTAAATTCAGAACGAGCAAACGTTGGGTCTCAAGTTAATGCACTAGAACATACAAATAATAACTTATATAATTACCAATCCAATATTTCAGATTCACTTTCACAAATCGAAGACGCTGATATAGCTGATGAGATAATGAATCTAACTAAAGAACAAATTATACAGGAATCAAATATATCTGCTTTATTAAATTTAAAAAATATTAACGATCAAGTTTTAGAGATTATAAACTATTCAAATAACCAACATTAAAATTATCATCCACACCTGATAATAGAAATTTAGTAGAAGAAATTCCAAGATTATCCAGAGCTTCTTCTACTAAATATTATTCGTTTCTATTCTAAACTATACTCAAAAGAGTATTAGCCAATAACTGAATCCCTTTAAAAATGTCATCCATTTCAGTATATTCTTCTGGTGTATGACTCACACCGTCTCGACTAGGTACTAAAATCATTCCAGAATCAGTTATCTTTGAGAGATTTTCATTTGATTAACAATTTCCATAACAGAATTCATCTGTGAACTATTAGAAACTATAGGATTATATTCTTCTAATCTATTTTTACGAATTTCATTACGATACCATTCTAAACTTGTTTCCATTTTATTTAATCGTTTTTTTAACTTATCTTCATCAGTAATATCTCTACAGATATTAAGTACTCTTATAAGATTTCCTGAGTTATCAAACATGGGGATACCTGTTACTACTAGACGCTTCCCTGACCCAGTAGTCTGAACAAGAGTCACTTCTTCTTTCTTTTTTAAAACTTCTACAGTTGATGATTTAGAAAATATTCCTTGTTTTTCTAGTTCATAAGCACTTGTACCAATCATATCAGTATCTTTAATACCAAATGTTTTATCACAACTTTTACTAACTCTAAGAAAGACACCGTCTCCATCGGTAATGGTAATCTCATCATATGTTGCATCAAGAATTAACTTCAGCTCCTGGTAGATCTGTTTATAATAGGTGAGGTCATTATTATCTTTTATATCAGACATACCACACCTCCTAAAAAGAGCTAAAGTTTTTATAATCTTTGGGAAACTGATAGGTTTTTCAAACAAAAATTTATTCTCTCTTATTTCAACCGAAAAAAATTCCGAAGCTTACTCAAGTTCGGAATTTTTTAGCTATTATCCTATTTTTTTATATCTCATTAGTTTTCTTAGCTAAGTTTTTAACATAAGTTGTTAGAAGAATTAAAGGTGGCACATTTACGTTAGAGGTAAATGTAATAATTAAGGCACGTAAATAAGGGAACAAAATTGCTACAGCATTTTCTTCTAACATCCACTTTTTATCTTTATCATCAAGTTTTTGAATATTGAAATACCCAGATAATGACGCCTCTAAGTAAAAAGGGTATTATTTTCTTTAGTTTCTTTAAATAGTTCTAATTCATTAACCACAAAATTAAAGTGGTCAACTACATAGTTTTCAAAAATCAAAGCACTTTTAAAGTTTTAGGTTTGTCCACTCATTATGCAACCCCACTTATCTCATATGATAAATATTCAAATTCATCATCATAATTAAATGAATACTTATATTGCTCAGTATGATACTGTACTTCAACAACCTCGCTAGAGTTCAGTCGCTCTGTCTGTTCTACTTCATCAATCCCGGCAGTTTTTAAGTTTTCTTCAACTTCTTTCGAAGTTAAATTGGGAAAATGATCCTTAATTTCTTGTTTCATTTTTTTTATATCCATATTACCACCCCTTTGATGGGAAATTTATTGTAATACGTCCTTTCCCTATCTACATAACACATCATATCTGGGAGTTTCCCCTTATACAAGCTTTCTGAAATACTTTTATAGCTTTGTAAATCTTCTTCACTTATTTCATATTTCCTAAGCTTATTCACGATTGAATAATTCTTTACACAATATTGTTTTTCAGGAACATAATTGAGCTTAAGTGATGTGTTACGATAATTATTATGATTTCTAATAAAAACTGCAATAACCTTTTATTTCTTCAGCTTTTCTTTTTCCCGGGTTCTTACGCAATTCATGAAAAGATAAGTCAAATAACTCCTTATGTTGAACAGTTTTAAGATCGAACACCCTTTTTTCATCTATAGATACTTCTGCAGTTATTATTTTATAATTATCTAGTAATTTTGAAAGCTCTACACCATCTCCATAACAATCACTACACAATTCAAGACACCATTTAAAAGCAAAAAATGTCTCTTCGTAAAAATAATAACCATCACCTAGCCAGTGTCTATCTCTTAACGAAGCTCTAAACCCAGAAGTAATAATATCTTCAGCATTTTGTACAGAAGTTACATAATACAAATTTTTATTTATCATTCTATCCCTCTGATATTAATATTTTTATCATTCTATTGCTTTATATATTCTTAATTATTTAGCGTAATCCTGCTAAATATAACCAATTATTTTTATACTGTAAACGTCAAACTATCCCCACCTAGTAAGTCTTCCTCCTTTGTGGGATACCCAAGTCACTTAGTAGATTATCTGCCTTTAAAAAAAGCAGGCAAAGTATCTCTTCTTGATATAAGGAGAATGACGTCAAAGCTCATAAATTAAGATGTTGACTCCATAAAAAACTAGAATACTTCAACCTAAGACCTGTTCCTGGCTACCTTTAAACATTGAAAAATAGAAACTAACTTACCTTTAAAATAGCTTCACTCAAAAACATGAGTAAAAATTTCTTTTTTTTACTCATGTTTTTAGAAAATGGGTAATTGTTTCCCATATTTACTTTGTTTATGCCAATAGAGATTCTTATAAATTTTCGGTAGAAATTCTGAAAGACATTATTACCCAAGGTTATTTCAGTGCTGAACTAATATTAGAATTTGAAACACAGACCAAAAATATCAAAATACTGTTACCAATATGCTTGAAGAAGCAGATGCTATTGCTGCTGGTGAAAAAATTCCGCTAACTTCGAAGACATTTTTGGTTCGGAGAACTAATTGGAATACGGGAAACTTTTATGAACAACTAAAGCTGCGAAAAACATCACCTAACTTGTGGTGGCTTCTGTTTTGTATAACAACTTGTCCCAACCGAAGGATGTTGTCCTAACAAAATAGTAATATTAAATAAGGAGTTATTCTTATTTCCGATACTTATCATCAACAATCCGATACCGAGTATGGTTAATTTTATCCCATTCAGTATTCTGATATTTGACATTTTTGAGATTCTCATTAATCCAATCTACATCATATTCTCCAAAGCCTAATGATTCAGCCCATTCTTTCATGTCGTCATGATCCGTATGCTTGGGATCACGGTAAGCCTTTAAAAACTCATAGAAACCATGTATCCCACCTACATCCTCGGGAGGTGCAGTTTCCGCTCCATCTAGTAGGGTTGGAAAACCAAAGTAATAATCATCAACAATCTGTTCAAGTTTTACAGTAAATTGCCAGTTATCACCAAAATCATAATTAT encodes the following:
- a CDS encoding PAS domain-containing protein, with protein sequence MSDIKDNNDLTYYKQIYQELKLILDATYDEITITDGDGVFLRVSKSCDKTFGIKDTDMIGTSAYELEKQGIFSKSSTVEVLKKKEEVTLVQTTGSGKRLVVTGIPMFDNSGNLIRVLNICRDITDEDKLKKRLNKMETSLEWYRNEIRKNRLEEYNPIVSNSSQMNSVMEIVNQMKISQR
- a CDS encoding Wzz/FepE/Etk N-terminal domain-containing protein, which encodes MSKMDNNHRVTRDESTTEQGFGEQEIDLRELIEVLLKRKWIIACVVGLCVLASGLFSLLQREEYVGAVLEYNFEEIEESEYPSGEPFSKSDIISPYIISEVTGEMNLEERGIRAIDITEMAEVNELYYSVDDEDEEPEPAYQYQVSLLEHGDIDIPTHFKRQTLSSIINNYKETYQSEFREESPFPRLTEHEDILDLDYPIASRNIRSYLDMLEDHAEEMAEETEDFHSTQHGMSFNDIARQVDILRDTQFEDISAAISTNSLSRDREAAIRHYESMINELKLEEEKKQREADYALELLQDADELRTGELPSMFYNVIEEQDHSLIEEIYDKLYTDNFYPQLIEVSLEASNDSIDKKYEIERLENEIKRLESYDEDNQHEDIASEVEDDIKVLISELNSLVNIHNEIIEEYYEERASEGIQYAIAPYSGVEGANLQLNVALGAVLGLMIGVFGSFFHEFWTRTKERDTIIENEHNMSG
- a CDS encoding polysaccharide biosynthesis protein — translated: MTMKYLKRGLQVIVDIYLFNLSFIMALLFRFDGLIPEEYILLFQDSFWWMTLIFILTCAIFRLYHRLWNYASIHDVIVLGTAITIGTVAVFSITVSFGAMFPRSIYLISLFLNLVLLGGYRLGFRILNIYKRLRLSKIEPKNTKNVLIVGAGNAGNMALKETSRHQEDLSVKVVGFLDDDPEKEGCRINGVKVLGSTDKLKEVCTKKHIDEVIIAIPSASQQNIKNIIRKCSDASVKTKIIPAVHDLISGRVSVNSIRDVDIEDLLKRDPINLNISQIAGYLQNKTVLVTGAGGSIGSELVRQIINFNPSKIIILGHGENSIFNIYKELLSKFPKDKIYPNITDIKDREKVFQVFYEEKPDVVFHAAAHKHVPLMEENPIEAVKNNIFGTKNVSEAASTYGCERFVLISTDKAVNPTNVMGATKRVAELIIQKLSKESTTRFCAVRFGNVLGSRGSVVPHFKEQIKQGGPVTVTHPDMTRYFMTIPEASQLVIEAGGMSDSGELFVLDMGEPVKIVDLARNLIKLSGFEPEKDIPITYTGIRPGEKLYEDLFTEQEQMSSTTHDKIFITKGTTNGQDLNHELTELEDIIKTDFSFLKKQLEVDSKTVK
- a CDS encoding flagellin is translated as MKINNFLPRKMLNRNIKNQNNIKKSFNRLSTGKRINSASDDSAGLSISQRKKGQLNGIGQAQKNIQDGISLLQTAEGGLKEINSSLQRMRELSVQAANDTLTDKDREGLQNEFSQLKNNILTIAKETSFNGKNLLNKNHKLQNVTSPNEISDNKLNDSPPDLKWEKHLPSDVSINSIELTNDGDYIVGGNSGGWKFRDSNSWLAKINQNGELVWEKDLDRFDDYNRINDISKLDQDKYVAIAESNNDRSSTIAYIFDSKGNILESSDLYHATNDVLYSIESKGDSFVGSGTQISSLVIEQFDSDLESEKRAYKTHDYIGSYYGYDIQTLDNGGYMVVGEESFTNDPNKGFAMKFDEELNSEPLWEVKMEEEAFTSVKQTNSGDYLALGQKGLYKIDSNGENINIINDNINYNVDTRDFTGDTIRKTDDGNFLIGASEKMHKVDNNGDIIWEKEMPSGENLVRGLQQTNENEYISIQKRNSIAKFSHTEETTEPDEPDDKNKKKYEDLVIQTGPNSGDNFNISLERISTKTLNINDTSIETQEKANLAIEDIDNAINLVNSERANVGSQVNALEHTNNNLYNYQSNISDSLSQIEDADIADEIMNLTKEQIIQESNISALLNLKNINDQVLEIINYSNNQH